A single genomic interval of Apteryx mantelli isolate bAptMan1 chromosome 19, bAptMan1.hap1, whole genome shotgun sequence harbors:
- the KIF2B gene encoding kinesin-like protein KIF2B, which produces MSGEFGQIQVGTYLEIKRSDGRIHPAVVTELHGNTSSITVEWIEKGTNKGKKVDLQLAFALNPHLAPGSMPVTSVEALPSAKGDQSLVSKVLPRPIKVEKPSGDGRDPMARRPGSECYNHRWTSPCVRQVERLQEQRERRRLEMRERRAQQATASLHPRADVMDMIQEYRSHLDCEAVQATRPSRPHRICVCVRKRPLNQYEAELKDFDVVTVPCQDVVMVHEAKQKLDLTRYLKNQIFRFDNAFDDHATNELVYKHTAQPLVETVFQGGMATCFAYGQTGSGKTYTMGGDFSIKNSECSKGIYVLVAEDVFSRLQDPSCQKLELRVYGAFFEIYGGKVFDLLNWKKQLRVLEDGKQQIQVVGLQEQEVTCVEDVIKLIETGSKCRMSGQTSANTHSSRSHAIFQIILKKRGHLYGKFSLIDLAGNERGADISTADRQTRLEGADINKSLLALKECIRALGRNKAHTPFRASKLTQVLRDSFIGENSSTCMIATVSPGMRSCEHTLNTLRYANRVKELGVGSLGQPCQEVSRFLYHSKDMKKPWTKQNLPRTAELQLLSVQGEKEVTPQLFTFSARVKTQKKRKEMDKKTLIEEHQESLRWLKVFLEVAEEIDYDVDFYAAQFEAVLGQKIGILTEIQEKVRSFRSALCKEEQGGNQISTKRSRVL; this is translated from the coding sequence ATGTCTGGGGAGTTTGGGCAAATCCAGGTGGGCACCTACCTGGAGATCAAGCGCAGCGATGGGCGCATCCACCCGGCGGTGGTGACAGAGCTCCATGGAAACACCTCCAGCATCACTGTGGAGTGGATTGAGAAAGGCACCAACAAGGGCAAGAAGGTGGATCTCCAGCTCGCCTTTGCCCTCAACCCACATCTGGCCCCAGGGAGCATGCCTGTGACCAGCGTTGAGGCCCTACCATCAGCCAAAGGGGACCAGAGCCTGGtgagcaaagtgctgccgcggcCCATCAAGGTGGAGAAGCCATCTGGGGATGGCAGGGACCCCATGGCTCGCCGACCTGGCTCAGAGTGCTATAACCACAGGTGGACATCACCATGTGTGAGGCAGGTGGAGAGGCTGCAGGAACAGCGGGAACGTCGGCGGCTGGAGATGCGGGAGCGGCGGGCCCAGCAGGCAACGGCATCACTCCATCCCAGGGCTGATGTGATGGACATGATTCAGGAGTACCGCAGCCACCTGGACTGTGAGGCTGTGCAGGCCACCAGGCCCAGCCGGCCCCATcgcatctgtgtgtgtgtccgGAAGCGGCCGCTGAACCAATATGAGGCTGAGCTCAAGGACTTCGATGTAGTGACTGTGCCCTGCCAGGATGTGGTGATGGTGCATGAAGCCAAGCAGAAGTTGGACCTCACTCGATACCTAAAAAACCAGATCTTCCGCTTTGACAATGCCTTCGATGACCATGCCACCAATGAGCTGGTGTACAAGCACACTGCCCAGCCCCTGGTGGAGACTGTCTTCCAGGGGGGCATGGCCACCTGCTTTGCCTATGGCCAGACAGGCAGTGGCAAGACATACACCATGGGGGGAGACTTCTCCATCAAGAACTCGGAGTGCTCCAAAGGGATCTACGTCCTGGTAGCCGAGGATGTCTTCAGCAGGCTGCAGGACCCCAGCTGCCAGAAACTAGAGCTTCGGGTCTACGGGGCCTTCTTTGAGATTTATGGGGGCAAGGTGTTTGACCTGCTGAACTGGAAGAAGCAGCTGAGGGTGCTAGAAGATGGTAAACAACAGATTCAGGTGGTGGGGCTCCAGGAGCAAGAGGTCACCTGTGTAGAAGATGTCATCAAGCTGATTGAAACTGGTAGCAAGTGTCGCATGTCAGGCCAGACATCCGCCAACACTCACTCTTCCCGGAGCCACGCCATCTTCCAGATCATACTCAAGAAGAGAGGGCATTTGTATGGCAAGTTTTCCCTGATTGATTTGGCTGGGAATGAAAGAGGAGCTGACATCTCcactgcagacaggcaaacaAGGCTGGAGGGGGCTGATATTAATAAAAGCCTCTTGGCCCTGAAGGAGTGTATCAGGGCGTTGGGGCGTAACAAAGCCCACACCCCATTCAGAGCTAGCAAACTCACCCAGGTATTGAGGGACTCGTTCATAGGGGAGAACTCATCTACCTGCATGATCGCCACTGTCTCTCCAGGGATGAGGTCCTGTGAGCACACCCTCAACACCCTGCGTTATGCTAACCGCGTGAAGGAGCTGGGGGTAGGTTCTCTTGGACAACCCTGTCAGGAAGTGTCCAGGTTCCTGTATCACTCGAAAGATATGAAGAAACCCTGGACTAAGCAGAACTTGCCCAGGACAGCTGAGCTGCAGCTGTTGAGTGTACAGGGAGAGAAGGAAGTCACCCCCCAGTTATTTACTTTCAGTGCCAGGGTGAAAAcccagaagaagagaaaagagatggaTAAGAAGACACTTATAGAGGAACATCAGGAGTCTCTGCGATGGCTGAAAGTATTCTTAGAAGTGGCTGAAGAAATAGACTATGACGTAGATTTTTACGCTGCACAGTTTGAAGCAGTCCTGGGACAAAAGATTGGCATCCTGACTGAGATCCAAGAAAAAGTCAGATCTTTCCGGTCAGCTCTTTGCAAGGAAGAACAGGGCGGCAACCAGATCAGCACAAAGAGATCCCGTGTGCTGTAA